A segment of the Helicobacter sp. 'house sparrow 1' genome:
TCAAGTGGAATATACAAATAAGATTTATAAAACCTATAAAAATTCTTTTATAGAAGTTAAATAAAAACTAAAGGATATTATTTTGAAATCAAAACTTAAAAAAAGAATTAAAGTTCAAAGAGAAATGCAAAAAGTTGCATTTGTTTTAGGATTTTTGTTCTTAGTCGCTTATCTTGGTATGCTCTTTGGCAATACAGGAGAATATCCTATCCTTATTATTTTTGCCTGTGTTGTAGGTGCATACATGGCAATGAATATTGGTGCAAATGATGTTGCCAATAATATGGGTCCTGCAGTTGGTTCAAAATCTCTTAATATGGTAAGTGCTATTATCATTGCAGCAATTTGTGAGGCTGCGGGAGCTATTTTTGCGGGGTCTGATGTTGTTAATACTGTTAAATCAGGCATTATCAATCCTTTGGCATTTGAAGATGCCAAAATCTTTGTAATGGTAATGCTTTCAGCACTAATATCAGGGGCAATTTGGCTACATCTTGCAACCATTATTGGAGCTCCTGTATCTACCACACATTCCATTGTTGGTGGTATTTTGGGTTCAGGGATTGCTGCAGGAGGCTTGGGAGTTGCAAAATGGAGTGTTTTAGGAAGCATTGCTCTAAGTTGGGTAGTTTCTCCACTACTAGGCGGAGTGATTGCTGCACTTTTCTTGTGGATTATTAAAAAGACAATTACTTACAAGCAAGATAAAAAAACTGCTGCTAAAAAAACTGTTCCTTTTTTAATCTCAATTATGGGATTTGCCTTTAGTCTTTATCTTATCAACAAGGGACTAAAAAATATTATCAAGCTCAATATTTTTCAATCCCTAACCCTAAGCTTTTGTATTGGTTTTTGCATCTTCTTGATAGTTAGAAATATACTCTTAAAGCAGACTCAAAAATTAGAAAATACAAAAGAAGCGGTGAATTCACTCTTTGCAATCCCACTCATTTTTGCTGCTGCATTTTTAAGTTTTGCCCACGGTGCAAATGATGTTGCCAATGCAATTGGACCATTAGCTGCAATCAATCAAATGCTTGGGGATTTAAATAGTATCAATACAAAAGCAACCATTCCTCTTTGGATTATGATAATTGGAGGATGTGGAATATCCTTAGGACTCGCACTTTATGGGCCTAGGTTAATTAAGACAGTTGGAACAGAAATAACAGAGTTAAACAAAATCCGAGCCTTTTGCGTTGCAATGTCAGCTGCAATAACAGTTTTAATTGCCTCTGCTCTTGGTCTCCCTGTAAGCTCTACTCATGTGGCAATAGGCGCAATCTTTGGTGTTGGTTTTTTAAGAGAATTTTTAAAGAGACGCTATGCAAGAGCAATAGATACAATACACCAAGCACACACAAAAAAAACTGAGCTTGATGTATTCTTAGAGAGATTCCATAAAGCAAGTGTAAAACGCAAAGGTTTGATGCTAGAAAGTCTTAAAAAAAATAAACACAAAGAGATTTTATTAGCAAAAAATGAAAAAAAAGAACTTAAAAAAACCTACAAACAAGAATTAGTAAAAAGAAGTGCTATGCAAAAGATAATTGCTTCTTGGCTAATTACAGTTCCTATATCATCTTTATTTTCTGCCTTTGTATATTGGATTTTAAAAATTGTCCCATTTGCTTTTTAGCAAACTATGCTAAAATAAAGGCATCTTAGTTAATTTAAAATTTTAAGGAGATTACTTTTTGGACCCCTACCAGTCGGTTTTGATGTTAATTACGGTTCTAGTATTAGTTTTTTTAAACGCTTTCTTTGTTCTCTCTGAATTTGCTATTGTTAAGGTTAGAAAAACAAGACTTGAAGAGTTGGCAAAAACAAATACCAAAAATGCGGCTCTTGCCCTTAAAATTACAAACAATCTTGATACCTATCTTAGTGCTACTCAACTTGGTATTACACTCTCTTCTCTTGGGTTGGGTTGGGTTGGAGAGCCAGCCATTGCAAAGATCTTAAACACTTTATTTTCAAGCTTTTTCACTGATGATAGTATTTTGTTGCATACTTTAAGCTTTGTTATTGCCTTTACTTTTATTACATTATTACATGTTGTTTTGGGGGAAATTGTTCCAAAATCTATTGCAATTGCTAAAGCAGAAAAATGCACCTTGGTTGTTGCAAGCTTCTTGCATCTATTTTGGATTATTTTTTACCCCATTATTTGGTTTTTTGATAATTTGGCTGCATTCTTTTTAAAAAAGATTCGGATTGAGCCTGCAAAAGAGCACGAAAGTGTCCATTCTGAAGAAGAATTAAAAATCATTGTAGGAGAGAGTCTAAAGGGCGGATTAATAGATTCTATTGAGGGTGAAATCATCAAAAATGCTGTTGATTTTTCTGACACAATTGCTAAAGAGATTATGACACCAAGAAAAGATATGATTTGTTTAAGCGCGGACAAAACATATGAAGAGAATATAGAAATTATTATGGAAACAAAACACACAAGATATCCCTACTATGAGGGAAGTAAGGATAATATTTTAGGAATGATACATATTCGTGATCTCTTGCGCAATACTTTCACAAGAGAAGAGACTGATTTAAAACAAATTCTTAGAGATATGATTATTGTTCCTGAGAGCGCATCAATTGCTCAAATCCTTATTAAGATGAACAAAGAACAAAAGCACACCGCGCTTGTGGTAGATGAATATGGTGGAACAGCAGGACTGCTTACAATGGAGGATATTGTAGAGGAGATTATGGGAGATATCTCTGATGAGCATGATGAAAAATCTCAAGGATTTCACAAAGTAGATGATAATACATTTATTTTTGATGGTATGACTGATCTTGAAAGTATTGAAGAGATTTGTGAGATTAAATTTGATGAAACCTTTGATCAAGTTACTCTTGGTGGCTATGTTTTTTCTCTATTGGGTAGACTCCCTGTTGTTGGGGATACCATCTCAAATACAAACTGTCAGTTTGAAATTCTAGAAGTTGATGGTGCAAGAATCAAAAAACTAAAACTAAGTAAAAATCAAGATGCCCCTGAAGATGAATAAATTCTAAAGGTCAAATCTATAAATGTAGCAGGACTTTTTAGTCCAAATATTCAAATATCAAAGTGTTATAATTACAGGACTATTTAAAGAGGATTTTTATGGTAGATTATGGGATAAAATTTTGGTCAGGTGATGACTTTATTATTGAAGATGGTGTAATAAAGGTTAATGATGCAGGGAAACCTGCTTTGATTAATATTGTAAAGGATGTCCGCGAAAAAGGCTTTAGGGGTCCTTTATTAATTCGCTTTCCTCATCTCATCAAAAAGCAAGTGGATAAGCTTTTTGATTCCTTTGCACACTCAATGGATATCTATAAGTACAAGGGTCAATTTCACGCTGTCTTTCCTCTAAAAGTAAATCAAATGCCACATTTTGTTCTTCCTTTGATGCAACTTTCTACTCATAGAAGCTATGGCCTTGAAGCTGGAAGTAAATCTGAGCTTATTATCGCAATGGCATATACAAATAAAAATGCTCCAATTACAGTTAATGGTTTTAAAGATAAAGAAATGATAAAACTGGGTTTTATTGCAGCAAATATTGGTCATTCCATCACCCTAACAATTGAAGGATTAAATGAGCTTGAAACTATTATACAAGTAGCAAAAGAAATGGGAGAGCCCTATCCAAATATAGGGCTTAGAATCCGACTGCACTCTACAGGAACCGGGATTTGGGCAAAAAGCGGAGGAATTAATTCTAAATTTGGCCTCACAAGTACAGAACTTTTAGAAGCCATCTCTTTGTTAGAAAAATCAAATCTCTTGCATAAATTTACAATGATTCATTTTCATATCGGTTCTCAAATTAGTGATATTTCCCCTCTAAAAAAGGCAATTAGAGAGGTGGGTAATATTTATGCTGAATTAAGGAAAATGGGGGCAAAAAATCTCACTGCTGTTAATATAGGAGGGGGACTTGCTGTAGAATACACTCAACATCAAGGAAATAATAACAGAAACTATACCCTAAATGAATTTAGTGGTGATGTTGTTTTCTCACTTAAAGAAATTGCAAAAAACAAAAAAGAAAAAGAACCTGATATTTTTATAGAATCTGGTCGCTTTATTTCGGCAAACCACGCTGTTTTAATCGCACCCGTATTGGAACTTTTCTCACAAGAATATGATGATAAGGCACTCAAGCTCAAAGAAAAAAACCCTCCATTAATTGCGGAAATGTTTGACCTTTATCAGAGTATTACAGAAAAAAATGCAATTGAATATCTCCACGATAGTCTAGATCACATGGAATCTTTGCTTACACTCTTTGATCTAGGTTATATTGATTTGCAAGATAGAAGTAATACAGAAGTTTTGGTTCATCTTATCATCAAAAAAGTTATTAAGCTTTTAAAACATAAAAACCACAATGACATTATCCGTATTCAAGAACAGGTACAAGAGCGCTACTTATTAAATTGTTCTTTCTTTCAAAGCTTGCCAGATTATTGGGGGTTGGGACAGAACTTTCCTGTAATGCCTCTAGATAGACTGGATAAAAAACCTACCCGATCTGCTAGTCTTTGGGATATTACATGTGATAGTGATGGTGAGATTGCATTTAACTCTACAAAACCCTTATTTTTGCATGATGTAGATGTTACCCAAGAAGAATACTTTTTAGGATTTTTTCTAGTTGGAGCCTATCAAGAAGTTCTTGGAATGAGACATAATCTCTTTACACATCCTACAGAATTTAGTGTCATCTTAGATGATAAACACTACAAAATTGAAAGGCTTTTAGAAGCCCAAACTATTTTAGATGTTCTAGATGATCTTGATTATGATACTAAAGAGATTGAAAGGATATTGAAACAAAAAATTGAAGATTCTATACTTTTAGATGATGAGAGAAGAAAAGAAATACTAGGACAACTTTATATTATGCTAAGTGAGAATGGTTATCTTAGGACAATTATTAATGGTGATAAAGAGTGATCTGCCCACACTTTGATATTTGTGGTGGTTGTCAAACCAAAGAAGATTATCCCATAGCATTAGAGCAAAAAACCAAAGTCTTTAAGGACATTTTTTGCTTTTCACCCAATAAGGTTTTTGAATCTAAAATACGCGGTTTTAGAGCAAGAGCAGAATTTAGAATCCATAGAGATGGTGAAAAGATATTTTTATCAATGAATACTCTTGGAAAAAATGAGCGCGTTGCTATACAAAATTGTCCAAATCTTTTGGAACACCTACAGCATATCCTATACCAACTACCAAATCTGCTAAATCAAGAAATCTTAAAACACAAGCTTTATGCAATCAATGTATTAGGAAGCACCAATCAACACGCAATCATTACACTTATTTATCACAAAAAGCTTGATTTATTATGGCAGGAAGAGGCTTTGTTACTTGCCAAGCATCTTAATGCCTCTATTATTGGTCGTAGTAAAAATCAAGAAATCATATTAGGAACAAACCTTATAGAAAGCCATATAAAAACTAAAAATAAAATTTTAAGATACTTTTACAAAGAAGGTAGTTTCTCTCAACCCAACCCCTTTATCAATGAAAAAATGATCAATTTTATTATTGATAATATCCAATCACATCATCGAAAAGATTTATTGGAAATGTATTGTGGTAGCGGGAACTTTACCATTGCACTTGCACAATACTTCACTAAGGTTTTTGCAACAGAAGTTGTAAAATCAGCAATCCCTATTTTGCAACAAAATGCACAAAACAATCAAATAAAAAATCTCTATTATGCAAGATTAAGTGGTATTGAAACTATAGAAGCCCTAAGCTTTTCTCGTAAATTTTTTCGCCTAAAAGATATCAATCTTTCTACTTTTAACTTTTCACACATTCTTGTAGATCCTCCAAGAAGTGGCATTGCAGATATTAAGATTTTAAAATTTATGGCAAATTTTGAATACATCATTTATATTTCTTGCAATCCCCTAACTCTTAAAGAAGATTCTACTCACTTACTAAAAACACATAAAATTACTAAAAGTGCCATTTTTGATCAATTCCCGCATACCCACCATTTAGAATCAATTTTTATTTTCCAAAAAAACTCTTAAAAAACCTAATATTTTAAAAATTAATTAACTCTCTATAACTCTTGCTATAATTTTAGGCAAACTAGTCCTTAATCAAGAGAGAAGAATGAATACTGAAGAACAAATTTTAAGAATTATGCACCAAGAAATACAACCATCTCTGGGTTGTACAGAACCTGTATCAGTGGCTTATGCTTGTGCAATTTTAAAAGAAAATCTCGAAAGTGAAATTCAAGAAATCACACTTTTTGTTTCTGCAAACCTTGCTAAAAATGCAATGGCTGTAACCATTCCAAAAACTAATGTGTGTGGATTAAAATTTGCAGCTGCACTGGGGTATTTATGCGGTCAAAGCAGTTTGCAACTTGAGGTTTTGAAACATATTACTCAAGATGATATAGAGAATGCAAAAGAAATGCTCAATGCTATCCATATCCATATCAAAGAAAATGTTCCAAATCTCTACATTGAAGCAATTGGTCGCGATAAAACAAACACTGTGCGCATTATTATCCAACAGGATCATACCTATGTTCTACTTTTAGAAAAAAATCAAGAAATACTGATACAAAATCCTCCAATTAATGAAGAGGATTCTATGAAAGTCTTTGACTCTTTAAGTCTAAAAGATATTTATGACTTTGCTTGTTGTATAGAAGAGGACAAAATTGCCTTTATTGCAGAATCCGCTGTATTAAATACTCGTCTTTCTGAAGAAGGTCTAAAAAAATCTTATGGATTGGGTCTTACAAAGACATTTCAAAAATATATTGACAATAAGCTTTTAAATAATGATCTCTCCACACAGATTCTAATGCAAACTACCGCTGCCTCTGATGCAAGAATGGGGGGTGCTCCTTTTCCTGCAATGACTAACTCTGGATCTGGGAATCAAGGTATTACTGCAACAATACCTGTAGTTGTAGTAGCAAAACATTTGGATAAAGAAAATGAACTCAATCGAGCACTCTTTCTTTCTCATCTTATTGCAGTTTATATCCATTCAAAGCTTCCAAGACTCTCTGCGCTCTGTGCTGTAACTACTGCTGGAATTGGAAGCTATGCTGGAATTGCCTGGCTATTTAGTAAGGATTTTGAAGTTGTTTCGATGGGAATTTGCAATATGATTGGGGATATTAGCGGAATACTTTGTGATGGCGCAGGAAAAAGTTGCACAATGAAAGTATCATCAACTGTGCAATCTGCCTTTAAGTCCCTCTTACTTGCCCTTGAAAAAAAGCGTGTTAGTGGGATGGATGGCATCGTTGATGATGAGGTTGATAAAAGCATCCAAAATCTCTGTAGTATTGCATCAAAGAGCATGTCTGCTGTAGATAAACAAATCTTAGAAATTATGCTTGCAAAGAATTCTCAATGATATGCTGTACTATCTCCTTTGCACCATCATTTTGAATACTATTTTGCAGTCTTTTGCTCACCGTAGCTATTTCAGCTTTCATTGTTTTTATAAAATCAAAAAGCTTGTTGGCATCTAAATATTCTTGTTCTACTATTACTCCTAGATCCATTTTTTCAAAAAACAATGCATTATAATATTGATGATTGCCTGCTGCATGTGGATAAGGAATATAAAGACAGGGGATTCCATTTGCTGCCAGTTCCCACACGCTACTTGCCCCTGCTCTGCAAACACAAAGATCAGCTTTTGTAATTTTTGAGAGTATGTTGGCATCAAAATCAAATAGGGTGATTTTTTCTAAAATCCCCAATCGCATATATTCTTGCCTCATCCTCTCTAGATCCTTGGTGCCACATTGATGAATAATTTCAAACCCCTGATCTAATAGCTCAAATACGACCTTTAATGCAAAATCATTAATAGCTACCGCACCCTGACTGCCACCTAAAAAAATAATAGTCTTAATCTCTTTACGCTCCCTAGATTCTAAGAAAAATTCTCTTCTAACAGGATAGGAAGTCTTTATAAAATTCTTCGCCTTATCATCAAAACTTCCAAAAATATTAATAGCAAATGGAGTAAGTTTTGCATTGAGCTTGCCCTTGATTGCATTTTGTTCGTGAATAAAAAGTTTTTTTCTAAATAAAACTGCACCAATGCTTGCAGGTCCTGCACTAAATCCTCCAACGCTAATAACGCTGGTAATTTGATATTGATTAAAAATTTTTCTTACTTTCAATAAAGCCTTTACTTGAAGAAATAAAGCTTTTAAAAAACCTATGCCTCTTTTATTTACAACTCCCGTAGTATCTAAAAAATAAACCGCATCAAACAAATCACTTTTTTCAAACCAATCCCTATCTTGTCCTTGAAGAGATCCTATGTAGATAATATGCTGTTTCCTAGCTTTTAATTCTACTGCTAAAGACTTTGCAATAGCTAAATGTCCTCCAGTTCCACCTCCTGTAATTACAAACATAAAAAAACTCCAAACATTAAAATATAACCAAATCAAACTTTTTAGAATTTTACAGAATTTGTATAAATCTCAAATCATAAGCATTTAGGGGCGTATTTTTTGATATTATTGTGAAAATATTTTGGAGCCTATATTAAGGAGTGAATGAATGAGCACTGTTTTACAAATTGGTGCTGGTGGGGTTGGGTGCGTTGTAGCACATAAACTCGCAAAAAACAGAAACACTTTCAGCAAGATTATTTTAGCCTCAAGAAATATCAAAAAATGTGAGGCAATTGCAAAAAGCATTAAGGAAAAGAATCTTGGAGAGATTATCTGCGAAACTGTAGATGCAGATAAAGTAGAAGAATTGGTTGCTTTGATAAATAAGTATAAACCAAAGATTGTTATTAATGTTGCGCTTCCCTATCAGGATTTAAGCATTATGGAGGCTTGCCTACAAACAAAAACTCATTATCTTGACACTGCAAACTATGAACATCCAGATACCGCAAAATTTGAGTATAAAGAGCAATGGGCTTATAATGATAGATTTAAGCAAGCAGGTATTTTTGGATTACTTGGCAGTGGTTTTGATCCAGGTGTTACAAATGTATTTTGTGCTTATGCACAAAAACATCTATTTGATGAAATTTATACTATAGATATCTTAGATTGCAATGCTGGGGATCACGGTTATCCCTTTGCAACAAATTTTAATCCAGAGATTAATCTTAGAGAAGTAAGTGCAAATGGAAGATATTGGGAAAATGGAAAGTGGATTGAAACAAAACCATTAGAAATAAAGCAAACTTGGGCATATCCTGAAATTGGCGAAAAGGATTCTTATCTGCTCTATCATGAAGAACTAGAATCTTTAGTCAAACACATAAAAGGATTGCAACGCATTAGATTCTTTATGACTTTTTCACAAAATTACATTACCCATATGAAATGCCTTGAAAATGTAGGTATGTTAGGCATTCATGAGGTTGAACATGAAGGAAAAAAAATTATCCCTATACAATTTTTAAAAACACTGCTTCCAGATCCTGCTTCCCTTGCAGGTAAAACAGTTGGAAAAACAAATATTGGTTGCTATATTGTAGGCTCTCAAGGTTCTCAAGATAAGAGTGTTTATCTTTATAATGTATGTGATCATCAAGAAGCTTATAAAGAGGTTAATGCTCAAGCTATTAGTTATACAACAGGGGTTCCTGCTGTAATTGGAGCCAAGCTTATTTGTGAGGGCATTTGGGGTGATATTCCTGGTGTATGGAATATAGAACAACTAGATCCAGATCCATTTATGGAAGAATTAAATAAACAAGGATTGCAGTGGCATCTCATAGAGAAGGTGGGGAATTAGATTTTACCTACCTCTTTTTATAAAATAAATATCAGCAATCCCTTATACCAACTCCCAAGAAATTGAAAACAAGGATAAAAATGAAGAAGATTTTTGAGAGTATTTTATGGAATGCAAGGCTTATTATATTGCTTGCTGTAGTTTTGTCTTTAGTAGGGTCCATACTTCTTTTTATTGTGGCAAGTTGGGATATTATTAATGCTGGTATCCAAACTATGTATTATTACACAGGCAAAGGTGGTCAGGGTCATGATATTCACAACATCTTGCTTAATGCTATTATTAGCTCCATTGATCTTTACTTAATTGCTGTTGTCTTAATGATTTTCTCATTTGGACTCTATGAACTTTTTATCTCAAAAATATCCATTAAAGAACTATCAAATATTAAAGTCTTAGAAATTCATACACTAGATCAACTAAAAGACAAACTAGCAAAAGTAATTGTAATGGCTTTAATTGTTGCTTTTTTCTCAAAAGTTCTTAATATGGATGTAAAATCTACTCTAGATATGATCTATTTTGCACTCTCTATCCTTGCGCTCTCCCTTGGTTTATATTTTTTACATAAGGATGCCTCAAAACATTAAGTTTTGAGCCACAAACCCCCTATCTAAATCCGCATAATCCTTAAAAAAATAGGTTGCATAGCCTAGATTATTCAAATACTTTTCAAGTACTTTCTTTTGATCATATCCCATTTCACAAGCAATGATTGCAATCTCTCTTTTGTGGCATTCAAGGATCAATCGTTCCAAAATCTCTGTCCCCCTATCACCTCCAAATAAAGCACAATGAGGTTCTTTCATTACACTTGTTTCTAATGGATATACTTTAGCAATGTATGGAGGGTTGGATATTAATAAATCAAATTTTTCACTTACCCCTTCTAACAAATCTGTTTGGATTAAACAAATACGATTTTTTATATCAAATTTTTCAATATTTATCCTTGCTACTTCAAGCGCATCTTGAGAAATATCTGTTGCAACAATTTCCAAAAAGGGAAATTTTAAAGCAAGAATAATTGAAATAATCCCGCTACCAACCCCCACTTCTACAATCTTTTTTGGCTGAGTTCTCTCAATCCATACGCTCACTTGATCAATTAAAATTTCAGTTTCTGGTCTTGGAATCAGCACTCTTTCATCAACAAAAAAATTTTTAGAATAAAAGCTTATTGTATTTGTAATGTATGCAAGTGGCACACCTGATTTTCTTTTTAAAATACATTCTTGATAGTATTGAAACACCAAAGGTAAGATCTCTTTATCCCCCCAAATATGAATTTTTTCTCGAGAAACCCCAAGAACAAAAGCAAGCAACAACTCGCTTTCTAAATTTGGACGGATATTTGGCTGTGATAATAATTCCCCTCTTCCCCAAGACAGAGCATGCGAAATTCTCAAAATTGATACTCCAATGCCTTTAGACGATCCAATAATGGTGGATGGGTATAATAAAAAAATACATAAAGAGGATGAGAATATGGAAAGGCTTTATTCTCATTTACAATCCTCACCAATGCATTTGCCAATGTGGATTTGCTGAATAAATTAGCACTAAAATTATCAGCATTATACTCAGCCTTACGACTAAAATATCCAATAAATGGCATCATCCAAAAGCTAAAAATAGGAGATAACAAGACAATAAAAGCAAAGATACTACCGCTATTGCCATCAAGTCCCAGTCCTTTTAATATCTCTTGGGTAAAACAACCCATCAATACAAAAAGAATAAATATAAACAAAATGGTAAAAAATAAATTTTTGAAAATATCTTTATGTTTAAAATGACCTAGCTCATGCCCTAAAATTGCCAAAAGACCATCACTGCTTACTTTCTCTAAAAGAGTATCAAACAATATTACACGCTTGGTTTTTCCCAATCCTCCAAAATATGCATTTAACCTCCCATCCCTTTTGCTTGCATCCATTACAAAGATTCCATTACTTTTAAAATCTACCTCTTCTAAAAGACCCTCTATCCTCTCTTTTAAATTCTCATCTTCTAGGGGAGTAAATTTATTAAAAATTGGAGCAATTATTGTGGGATAAAGGACATTAATCAGGAGCACCACCAAAACAATAAAAATAAATCCATAAACCCACCAAAATTCAAAATTAGAAACAAGATAAATCAAAACATAACCAATCAATCCACTAAATACTAGCGTAAGCAAAAGACCTTGTAATGTATCTTTTAAAAAAAGCAAAAAGTTTGTCTTGCTAAAGCCAAACTTTTTATCAAGAACCATTGTGAGATAAAATGAAAGAGGAATATGAGTGAGTGTGTAAATAAGAAAAAAAGATAATAAAAAAAACAGACTGTAGTTATATGGATTATGAAAGAATTTTCCTACAAAATCTTGCAGAGCAAAAAAACCAAAACCAATCCAGCAAAAAAAAAGCACGCACTCATACAATGTAGAACAAATTGAAAATTTCAATTTCTGTATCGCATATATCCCTGCTTTCTTATAATCCTGCTCTCCTAAAATCATAGGAGAAGAATTGAGTTTTTTTTTCACAAAAGAAATCTGAACTAGGTCAATGTAGATTTTTGGTAAGATATACAGTGATATGAAGATCACAGACAAAAAAAGCAACATTTTCTTCTCCCTTATAATTGTTGGGAGGATTTTACGCTAAAAATATAAATCTTTATTAAAAATTAAAAAGGGTTTTTATACTATTGCATAAAAATTTTGTTTTTCTATGGAATGATGAGGTAATTTAGATGCAACCAAAATATATTTTTGTAACAGGCGGTGTGTTAAGTTCTCTAGGAAAGGGGATTTCTTCCTCTTCTATTGCTACACTACTTCAAGCTTCTGGTTTTAAAGTTTCAATACTAAAAATTGATCCTTATATTAATGTGGATCCTGGAACAATGAGTCCCTTAGAACATGGTGAAGTTTTTGTCACAGCAGATGGTGCTGAAACAGACCTAGACATCGGACATTATGAAAGATTTTTAGATACCAATTTAACAAAGCTTAATAACTTTACAACAGGGCAAATCTATCTTTCTGTGATTGAAAATGAGAGGCAGGGAAAATATTTAGGAAAAACCATACAAGTTGTTCCTCACATTGTTGATGAAATCAAAAATAGAATCAAGAATGTAGCCAAAGGCAATGACTTTTTAGTTGTAGAGCTAGGTGGCACAGTGGGTGATATAGAGGGCATGCCTTATTTAGAAGCAATGCGTCAAATGAAACACGAGCTAGGAAGCAATAGTGTAATTAGTATTCATGTAACCCTGATACCTTTCATCAAGGCTGCAGGGGAACAAAAAACAAAACCCACTCAACATTCTGTGCAAGAATTACGCCGTATAGGTATTAGTCCTCAAATTATTCTTGCAAGATGTGAAAAACCTCTTGGCAAGGAATTAAAAAAGAAACTAGCGCTAAGTTGTGATGTAGATGATGATAGTGTGATTGTGGCAGAAGATGCTCAAAGCATCTATCAATGTCCTCTTAATTTCCTAAAAGAAGATATTCTCACTCCTATTGCAAAATACTTTAATCTTAGCCCAATTAAGCCAAATATGGATGAATGGGATATTTTGGTTAAAAAAATTATTTCTCCAAAAAATCAAGTCAATATTGGTTTTGTAGGAAAATATCTTGATCTAAAAGAATCTTATAAATCTTTGACAGAAGCATTGATACACGCGGGAGCCAATATTGATACAAAGGTAAATATCAAGTGGATTGATAGCGAAAACCTTGAAGAT
Coding sequences within it:
- a CDS encoding L-cysteine desulfidase family protein — protein: MNTEEQILRIMHQEIQPSLGCTEPVSVAYACAILKENLESEIQEITLFVSANLAKNAMAVTIPKTNVCGLKFAAALGYLCGQSSLQLEVLKHITQDDIENAKEMLNAIHIHIKENVPNLYIEAIGRDKTNTVRIIIQQDHTYVLLLEKNQEILIQNPPINEEDSMKVFDSLSLKDIYDFACCIEEDKIAFIAESAVLNTRLSEEGLKKSYGLGLTKTFQKYIDNKLLNNDLSTQILMQTTAASDARMGGAPFPAMTNSGSGNQGITATIPVVVVAKHLDKENELNRALFLSHLIAVYIHSKLPRLSALCAVTTAGIGSYAGIAWLFSKDFEVVSMGICNMIGDISGILCDGAGKSCTMKVSSTVQSAFKSLLLALEKKRVSGMDGIVDDEVDKSIQNLCSIASKSMSAVDKQILEIMLAKNSQ
- the murG gene encoding undecaprenyldiphospho-muramoylpentapeptide beta-N-acetylglucosaminyltransferase; this translates as MFVITGGGTGGHLAIAKSLAVELKARKQHIIYIGSLQGQDRDWFEKSDLFDAVYFLDTTGVVNKRGIGFLKALFLQVKALLKVRKIFNQYQITSVISVGGFSAGPASIGAVLFRKKLFIHEQNAIKGKLNAKLTPFAINIFGSFDDKAKNFIKTSYPVRREFFLESRERKEIKTIIFLGGSQGAVAINDFALKVVFELLDQGFEIIHQCGTKDLERMRQEYMRLGILEKITLFDFDANILSKITKADLCVCRAGASSVWELAANGIPCLYIPYPHAAGNHQYYNALFFEKMDLGVIVEQEYLDANKLFDFIKTMKAEIATVSKRLQNSIQNDGAKEIVQHIIENSLQA
- a CDS encoding saccharopine dehydrogenase family protein, producing MSTVLQIGAGGVGCVVAHKLAKNRNTFSKIILASRNIKKCEAIAKSIKEKNLGEIICETVDADKVEELVALINKYKPKIVINVALPYQDLSIMEACLQTKTHYLDTANYEHPDTAKFEYKEQWAYNDRFKQAGIFGLLGSGFDPGVTNVFCAYAQKHLFDEIYTIDILDCNAGDHGYPFATNFNPEINLREVSANGRYWENGKWIETKPLEIKQTWAYPEIGEKDSYLLYHEELESLVKHIKGLQRIRFFMTFSQNYITHMKCLENVGMLGIHEVEHEGKKIIPIQFLKTLLPDPASLAGKTVGKTNIGCYIVGSQGSQDKSVYLYNVCDHQEAYKEVNAQAISYTTGVPAVIGAKLICEGIWGDIPGVWNIEQLDPDPFMEELNKQGLQWHLIEKVGN
- a CDS encoding YqhA family protein → MKKIFESILWNARLIILLAVVLSLVGSILLFIVASWDIINAGIQTMYYYTGKGGQGHDIHNILLNAIISSIDLYLIAVVLMIFSFGLYELFISKISIKELSNIKVLEIHTLDQLKDKLAKVIVMALIVAFFSKVLNMDVKSTLDMIYFALSILALSLGLYFLHKDASKH
- the prmC gene encoding peptide chain release factor N(5)-glutamine methyltransferase, producing MRISHALSWGRGELLSQPNIRPNLESELLLAFVLGVSREKIHIWGDKEILPLVFQYYQECILKRKSGVPLAYITNTISFYSKNFFVDERVLIPRPETEILIDQVSVWIERTQPKKIVEVGVGSGIISIILALKFPFLEIVATDISQDALEVARINIEKFDIKNRICLIQTDLLEGVSEKFDLLISNPPYIAKVYPLETSVMKEPHCALFGGDRGTEILERLILECHKREIAIIACEMGYDQKKVLEKYLNNLGYATYFFKDYADLDRGFVAQNLMF
- a CDS encoding M48 family metallopeptidase yields the protein MLLFLSVIFISLYILPKIYIDLVQISFVKKKLNSSPMILGEQDYKKAGIYAIQKLKFSICSTLYECVLFFCWIGFGFFALQDFVGKFFHNPYNYSLFFLLSFFLIYTLTHIPLSFYLTMVLDKKFGFSKTNFLLFLKDTLQGLLLTLVFSGLIGYVLIYLVSNFEFWWVYGFIFIVLVVLLINVLYPTIIAPIFNKFTPLEDENLKERIEGLLEEVDFKSNGIFVMDASKRDGRLNAYFGGLGKTKRVILFDTLLEKVSSDGLLAILGHELGHFKHKDIFKNLFFTILFIFILFVLMGCFTQEILKGLGLDGNSGSIFAFIVLLSPIFSFWMMPFIGYFSRKAEYNADNFSANLFSKSTLANALVRIVNENKAFPYSHPLYVFFYYTHPPLLDRLKALEYQF